DNA sequence from the Paenibacillus azoreducens genome:
GACGAAGGGAGCATTACATGAGCCATTCCCGCTAGATTCAGCTGAGAATCGTACATCGTCAGTCCAACGCAGGAGCCGAGCCCGACCGTCCGGATGACTCCGGAATGCTGGATAACATTCAAATCGGCCATGCCTACTTTTACAACGCTTTGCTCTTCAATCATGATCCACCGGTACTCCCAATGATCGGAAAATCTTGGCGAATGAGTCGGGATCAGGAATCAGAAAAAATTGGCCCTCCACCTCATGATTGCCCTCAAGGAATGTCGTATCGATCAAAAGGGCATCGTCTCCCATTTGTCCGAACTGCAGCAGGCCGTAACTAAGGATCGCCCCAGCCATGTCCATTGCAAGTGCAGGGACGGTCGGGGACATGGCCAATTTCGTGAAATCGGCTAATGAGGATAAATAGGATCCCGCCAAAATATTACCGATCTCGCATAAGGCTGACTGCTCCATTTCATTAAGGAAGCCGTCTGTTTCGGGATGCATGCCAACCAGCCTTTTCAACAGGCCTTTGGCAGCATCAGGGGAAAGGATGAAAAACAGATTCCCCGGCGCATCCCCCTCTACCCTCAGGAAAATGGCAATAACAATCTGCTCGGCCCCTCCTACCATCTCGGAGATTTCTTCAAATGGCAGAAGCTGCACCTTTGGCACCGCCATGTCAACGGGCTTGTTCAGGAGCCGGGACAACGCGGTAGCAGCGTTGCCGGCACCAATATTTCCAACTTCCCGCAAGACATCCATTTTGAACTCTTTAAAATGTTTAAAGACCTCCACAGGCTATTCCTCTAAGCTTTCCAATTGAATGATTTCGTTTTTGTTCAGCACCTCGGACAGATTCAACATAATCAGCAGGCGGTCATCGCCGATTTTCGCTACCCCGTCCAGGTACTTCGCTTTAATGCCTCCCACCACTTCAGGCGGCGTTTCGATTCGATCCTTCTGCAGATCAATAACGTCGTTCGCGGAGTCAACGATAAAGCCGACTTCCATGTCATTCACCGCAACGATAATGATCCGGGTCTGATCGCTATATTCGCTTTCTTCCAATCCAAAGCGCCCGCGCAGATCGATTACCGGAATAACCACTCCGCGCAAATTGATGACCCCTTTCACAAACGCATAGGTTTTGGGGACTCTCGTTATAGGAAGCATGCGTTCGATCGTCTGAACCTTGTCTACTTCTATTCCGTATTCTTCGCTGCCCAGTTTAAATACGATGACTTTGATTTCCTCACTCATGAGAAAAACCTCCTTATAATGA
Encoded proteins:
- a CDS encoding chemotaxis protein CheC, which codes for MDVLREVGNIGAGNAATALSRLLNKPVDMAVPKVQLLPFEEISEMVGGAEQIVIAIFLRVEGDAPGNLFFILSPDAAKGLLKRLVGMHPETDGFLNEMEQSALCEIGNILAGSYLSSLADFTKLAMSPTVPALAMDMAGAILSYGLLQFGQMGDDALLIDTTFLEGNHEVEGQFFLIPDPDSFAKIFRSLGVPVDHD
- a CDS encoding chemotaxis protein CheW: MSEEIKVIVFKLGSEEYGIEVDKVQTIERMLPITRVPKTYAFVKGVINLRGVVIPVIDLRGRFGLEESEYSDQTRIIIVAVNDMEVGFIVDSANDVIDLQKDRIETPPEVVGGIKAKYLDGVAKIGDDRLLIMLNLSEVLNKNEIIQLESLEE